In the genome of Triticum urartu cultivar G1812 chromosome 5, Tu2.1, whole genome shotgun sequence, one region contains:
- the LOC125510678 gene encoding alpha-N-acetylglucosaminidase-like isoform X1: MQSSSSEMPHACSCEDQRTEPEPLAGFAMRPPPSPPLLPLLLLLLLLPSPPAAAAAAGPASLEALRAAAGRRAASPATQERAAAGVLRRLLPSHALSFRFQIDPKGGVCGDSSCFRISNVDGSSKGGAEILIQGNTAVELASGLHWYLKYWCGVHISWDKTGGAQLASVPSPGSLPRVKETAVKVERPVPWNYYQNVVTSSYSFVWWDWRRWEKEIDWMALQGINLPLAFTGQEAVWQKVFKSFNVTDRDLDDFFGGPAFLAWARMGNLHAWGGPLSQNWLDQQLALQKKILSRMIELGMVPVLPSFSGNVPVACKKLFPSASITRLGEWNTVDGNPRWCCTYILDPSDALFIDVGQAFIKQQMKEYGDITSIYNCDTFNENTPPTNEPAYISSLGSAIYQAMSRGNKDAVWLMQGWLFYSDAAFWKESQMKALLHSVPIGKMMVLDLFADVKPIWQTSSQFYGVPYIWCMLHNFGGNIEMYGVLDSISSGPIDARRSYNSTMVHFTFIPYVGVGMCMEGIEHNPVVYELMSEMAFRSQKVEVEDWLKSYSYRRYGQSNVEIQKAWAILYHTIYNCTDGIADHNKDYIVEFPDISPSSFSSQYSKRKIISHVRKHPRFLGEVSASLPQPHLWYSTEEAVKSLELFLKAGNGLSESLTYRYDLVDLTRQSLSKLANKVYLDAMDSYQKRDSSGLNFHTKKFLELIMDIETLLASDDNFLLGPWLETAKSLAMTEDERKQYEWNARTQVTMWYDDTKTEQSKLHDYANKFWSGLLKSYYHPRASKYFTRLSRSLQENRSFQLEEWRRDWISYSNEWQSGKELYPVKATGDALAISRSLFAKYFR; this comes from the exons ATGCAATCGTCGTCATCGGAGATGCCTCACGCCTGCAGCTGCGAAGACCAAAGAACCGAGCCGGAGCCACTGGCCGGATTCGCCATGAGACCGCCGCCGTCTCCCCCTTTGCTCCCCTTACTCctgcttctccttctcctcccgTCGCCGccggctgcggcggcagcggcaggCCCCGCCTCGTTGGAGGCGCTCCGCGCGGCGGCCGGCCGCAGGGCCGCGTCGCCGGCCACGCAAGAGAGGGCTGCCGCCGGGGTGCTCCGCCGGCTCCTCCCCTCCCACGCGCTCAGCTTCCGGTTCCAGATCGACCCCAAG GGCGGCGTCTGTGGCGACTCGAGCTGCTTCAGGATAAGCAATGTTGATGGCTCGAGCAAGGGCGGTGCAGAGATTCT GATCCAGGGTAACACTGCTGTTGAGCTTGCATCTGGACTCCATTGGTACCTCAAATACTGGTGTGGGGTGCACATTTCTTGGGATAAGACTGGTGGTGCACAACTGGCGTCAGTCCCTTCGCCTGGGTCTCTGCCACGAGTGAAGGAAACGGCTGTCAAGGTTGAGCGCCCTGTTCCGTGGAATTACTATCAGAATGTCGTCACTTCCAGCT ACTCCTTTGTGTGGTGGGATTGGAGAAGATGGGAGAAAGAAATTGACTGGATGGCACTTCAAGGAATTAACTTGCCTTTAGCGTTTACTGGACAGGAAGCTGTTTGGCAAAAGGTTTTTAAG AGCTTTAACGTCACCGACAGAGATTTAGATGATTTTTTTGGTGGACCAGCTTTCCTTGCTTGGGCTAGAATGGGGAACTTGCATGC ATGGGGTGGGCCACTTTCACAAAATTGGTTAGATCAACAATTGGCACTGCAGAAGAAAATATTGTCTCGTATGATTGAGCTTGGAATGGTCCCAG TTCTGCCATCATTCTCAGGAAATGTACCAGTCGCGTGTAAAAAATTGTTTCCATCTGCCAGCATAACTAGACTCGGTGAATG GAACACAGTTGATGGTAATCCTAGGTGGTGCTGCACTTATATTCTTGATCCTTCAGATGCATTGTTTATTGATGTGGGACAGGCTTTTATCAAGCAACAAATGAAAG AATATGGTGACATCACCAGCATCTATAATTG TGACACATTCAATGAGAATACACCACCGACAAATGAACCGGCATATATTTCATCACTTGGTTCTGCTATCTATCAAGCAATGTCAAGAGGTAACAAGGATGCAGTGTGGTTAATGCAG GGTTGGCTATTTTACTCGGACGCAGCTTTCTGGAAGGAGTCTCAGATGAAA GCACTACTTCATTCTGTCCCAATTGGTAAGATGATGGTCCTTGATTTATTTGCTGATGTCAAGCCCATATGGCAAACGTCCTCCCAGTTCTATGGTGTACCATACATCTG GTGCATGCTACACAATTTTGGTGGTAATATTGAAATGTATGGAGTACTAGATTCAATTTCATCTGGCCCTATTGATGCACGTAGAAGCTACAATTCAACAATGGTTCATTTTACTTTCATTCCTTAT GTTGGTGTTGGCATGTGCATGGAGGGAATAGAGCATAATCCAGTTGTTTATGAGCTTATGTCTGAAATGGCATTCCGTAGTCAAAAGGTCGAAGTTGAG GATTGGTTAAAATCATACTCCTATAGGCGATATGGCCAATCAAATGTCGAAATACAGAAAGCTTGGGCAATTCTGTACCATACGATATACAATTGCACAGATGGAATTGCG GATCATAATAAAGACTACATAGTTGAATTTCCAGACATCAGTCCAAGTTCTTTCAGTTCCCAGTATTCCAAACGAAAAATTATCTCACATGTGAGGAAACATCCGAGGTTCTTAGGCGAGGTCTCTGCAAGCCTACCACAACCGCATCTATGGTATTCTACGGAGGAGGCCGTCAAATCCCTTGAACTATTTCTTAAAGCAGGAAATGGTCTTTCAGAAAGTCTCACATATAG GTACGACCTCGTTGATTTGACAAGGCAGTCACTGTCAAAATTAGCAAATAAAGTGTACCTTGATGCTATGGATTCTTACCAAAAGAGGGATTCAAGTGGTTTAAACTTCCACACAAAGAAATTCCTCGAACTCATCATGGATATCGAGACGCTACTAGCTTCTGATGACAATTTCCTGCTGGGCCCTTGGTTGGAAACTGCAAAAAGCCTTGCTATGACCGAAGACGAAAGGAAGCAG TACGAGTGGAATGCTAGAACACAGGTGACAATGTGGTACGACGACACAAAGACCGAGCAGAGCAAACTCCATGACTACG CCAATAAATTCTGGAGTGGGCTTCTGAAGAGCTACTACCATCCAAGGGCATCTAAATACTTCACCCGGTTATCGAGAAGCCTCCAAGAGAACCGGAGTTTTCAACTGGAGGAATGGAGGCGAGATTGGATCTCGTACTCTAACGAATGGCAGTCCGGGAAGGAGCTGTACCCTGTGAAAGCCACGGGTGATGCCTTGGCGATCTCCAGATCTCTCTTTGCAAAGTACTTCAGGTAG
- the LOC125510678 gene encoding alpha-N-acetylglucosaminidase-like isoform X2, whose amino-acid sequence MQSSSSEMPHACSCEDQRTEPEPLAGFAMRPPPSPPLLPLLLLLLLLPSPPAAAAAAGPASLEALRAAAGRRAASPATQERAAAGVLRRLLPSHALSFRFQIDPKGGVCGDSSCFRISNVDGSSKGGAEILIQGNTAVELASGLHWYLKYWCGVHISWDKTGGAQLASVPSPGSLPRVKETAVKVERPVPWNYYQNVVTSSYSFVWWDWRRWEKEIDWMALQGINLPLAFTGQEAVWQKVFKSFNVTDRDLDDFFGGPAFLAWARMGNLHAWGGPLSQNWLDQQLALQKKILSRMIELGMVPVLPSFSGNVPVACKKLFPSASITRLGEWNTVDGNPRWCCTYILDPSDALFIDVGQAFIKQQMKEYGDITSIYNCDTFNENTPPTNEPAYISSLGSAIYQAMSRGNKDAVWLMQGWLFYSDAAFWKESQMKALLHSVPIGKMMVLDLFADVKPIWQTSSQFYGVPYIWCMLHNFGGNIEMYGVLDSISSGPIDARRSYNSTMVGVGMCMEGIEHNPVVYELMSEMAFRSQKVEVEDWLKSYSYRRYGQSNVEIQKAWAILYHTIYNCTDGIADHNKDYIVEFPDISPSSFSSQYSKRKIISHVRKHPRFLGEVSASLPQPHLWYSTEEAVKSLELFLKAGNGLSESLTYRYDLVDLTRQSLSKLANKVYLDAMDSYQKRDSSGLNFHTKKFLELIMDIETLLASDDNFLLGPWLETAKSLAMTEDERKQYEWNARTQVTMWYDDTKTEQSKLHDYANKFWSGLLKSYYHPRASKYFTRLSRSLQENRSFQLEEWRRDWISYSNEWQSGKELYPVKATGDALAISRSLFAKYFR is encoded by the exons ATGCAATCGTCGTCATCGGAGATGCCTCACGCCTGCAGCTGCGAAGACCAAAGAACCGAGCCGGAGCCACTGGCCGGATTCGCCATGAGACCGCCGCCGTCTCCCCCTTTGCTCCCCTTACTCctgcttctccttctcctcccgTCGCCGccggctgcggcggcagcggcaggCCCCGCCTCGTTGGAGGCGCTCCGCGCGGCGGCCGGCCGCAGGGCCGCGTCGCCGGCCACGCAAGAGAGGGCTGCCGCCGGGGTGCTCCGCCGGCTCCTCCCCTCCCACGCGCTCAGCTTCCGGTTCCAGATCGACCCCAAG GGCGGCGTCTGTGGCGACTCGAGCTGCTTCAGGATAAGCAATGTTGATGGCTCGAGCAAGGGCGGTGCAGAGATTCT GATCCAGGGTAACACTGCTGTTGAGCTTGCATCTGGACTCCATTGGTACCTCAAATACTGGTGTGGGGTGCACATTTCTTGGGATAAGACTGGTGGTGCACAACTGGCGTCAGTCCCTTCGCCTGGGTCTCTGCCACGAGTGAAGGAAACGGCTGTCAAGGTTGAGCGCCCTGTTCCGTGGAATTACTATCAGAATGTCGTCACTTCCAGCT ACTCCTTTGTGTGGTGGGATTGGAGAAGATGGGAGAAAGAAATTGACTGGATGGCACTTCAAGGAATTAACTTGCCTTTAGCGTTTACTGGACAGGAAGCTGTTTGGCAAAAGGTTTTTAAG AGCTTTAACGTCACCGACAGAGATTTAGATGATTTTTTTGGTGGACCAGCTTTCCTTGCTTGGGCTAGAATGGGGAACTTGCATGC ATGGGGTGGGCCACTTTCACAAAATTGGTTAGATCAACAATTGGCACTGCAGAAGAAAATATTGTCTCGTATGATTGAGCTTGGAATGGTCCCAG TTCTGCCATCATTCTCAGGAAATGTACCAGTCGCGTGTAAAAAATTGTTTCCATCTGCCAGCATAACTAGACTCGGTGAATG GAACACAGTTGATGGTAATCCTAGGTGGTGCTGCACTTATATTCTTGATCCTTCAGATGCATTGTTTATTGATGTGGGACAGGCTTTTATCAAGCAACAAATGAAAG AATATGGTGACATCACCAGCATCTATAATTG TGACACATTCAATGAGAATACACCACCGACAAATGAACCGGCATATATTTCATCACTTGGTTCTGCTATCTATCAAGCAATGTCAAGAGGTAACAAGGATGCAGTGTGGTTAATGCAG GGTTGGCTATTTTACTCGGACGCAGCTTTCTGGAAGGAGTCTCAGATGAAA GCACTACTTCATTCTGTCCCAATTGGTAAGATGATGGTCCTTGATTTATTTGCTGATGTCAAGCCCATATGGCAAACGTCCTCCCAGTTCTATGGTGTACCATACATCTG GTGCATGCTACACAATTTTGGTGGTAATATTGAAATGTATGGAGTACTAGATTCAATTTCATCTGGCCCTATTGATGCACGTAGAAGCTACAATTCAACAATG GTTGGTGTTGGCATGTGCATGGAGGGAATAGAGCATAATCCAGTTGTTTATGAGCTTATGTCTGAAATGGCATTCCGTAGTCAAAAGGTCGAAGTTGAG GATTGGTTAAAATCATACTCCTATAGGCGATATGGCCAATCAAATGTCGAAATACAGAAAGCTTGGGCAATTCTGTACCATACGATATACAATTGCACAGATGGAATTGCG GATCATAATAAAGACTACATAGTTGAATTTCCAGACATCAGTCCAAGTTCTTTCAGTTCCCAGTATTCCAAACGAAAAATTATCTCACATGTGAGGAAACATCCGAGGTTCTTAGGCGAGGTCTCTGCAAGCCTACCACAACCGCATCTATGGTATTCTACGGAGGAGGCCGTCAAATCCCTTGAACTATTTCTTAAAGCAGGAAATGGTCTTTCAGAAAGTCTCACATATAG GTACGACCTCGTTGATTTGACAAGGCAGTCACTGTCAAAATTAGCAAATAAAGTGTACCTTGATGCTATGGATTCTTACCAAAAGAGGGATTCAAGTGGTTTAAACTTCCACACAAAGAAATTCCTCGAACTCATCATGGATATCGAGACGCTACTAGCTTCTGATGACAATTTCCTGCTGGGCCCTTGGTTGGAAACTGCAAAAAGCCTTGCTATGACCGAAGACGAAAGGAAGCAG TACGAGTGGAATGCTAGAACACAGGTGACAATGTGGTACGACGACACAAAGACCGAGCAGAGCAAACTCCATGACTACG CCAATAAATTCTGGAGTGGGCTTCTGAAGAGCTACTACCATCCAAGGGCATCTAAATACTTCACCCGGTTATCGAGAAGCCTCCAAGAGAACCGGAGTTTTCAACTGGAGGAATGGAGGCGAGATTGGATCTCGTACTCTAACGAATGGCAGTCCGGGAAGGAGCTGTACCCTGTGAAAGCCACGGGTGATGCCTTGGCGATCTCCAGATCTCTCTTTGCAAAGTACTTCAGGTAG
- the LOC125506003 gene encoding peroxidase 50-like yields MARWSSCMALLVLAVAAQLVAADLSPGYYGSSCPSLESIVRGVVTQKMDDTIRTIGSTIRLFFHDCFVEGCDASVLIRSTPGSPTEMDADDNKSLAFEGYETVRIAKEAVEAACPDLVSCADILTIATRDAIALSGGPFYPVELGRLDGLSSTASSVAGKLPQPTSTLNQMVAMFRAHGLNMSDIVALSAAHTVGLAHCGKFRERVYGSPADATLNPKYAAFLRTKCPADGSSDPMVLMDQATPALFDNQYYRNLQDGGGLLASDQLLYNDNRTRPLVNAWANSTAAFSRGFVAAMVKLGRVGVKSGSDGNIRKQCDVFN; encoded by the exons ATGGCCCGGTGGTCGTCGTGCATGGCGCTGCTCGTCCTCGCCGTCGCCGCGCAGCTCGTCGCGGCCGACCTGTCGCCGGGATACTACGGCAGCAGCTGCCCCAGCCTGGAGAGCATCGTGCGCGGCGTGGTGACGCAGAAGATGGACGACACCATCCGCACCATCGGCTCCACCATCCGCCTCTTCTTCCACGACTGCTTCGTCGAG GGTTGCGACGCGTCGGTGCTGATCCGGTCGACGCCGGGGAGCCCGACGGAGATGGACGCCGACGACAACAAGTCGCTGGCGTTCGAGGGCTACGAGACGGTGAGGATCGCCAAGGAGGCCGTGGAGGCCGCGTGCCCCGACCTGGTGTCCTGCGCCGACATACTCACCATCGCCACACGGGACGCCATCGCCCTG AGCGGCGGGCCCTTCTACCCAGTGGAGCTGGGCAGGCTGGACGGCCTGAGCTCCACGGCCAGCAGCGTGGCCGGCAAGCTGCCGCAGCCCACCAGCACCCTCAACCAGATGGTCGCCATGTTCAGAGCGCACGGGCTCAACATGTCCGACATCGTCGCCCTCTCAG CGGCGCACACCGTGGGGCTGGCGCACTGCGGCAAGTTCAGGGAGCGGGTGTACGGCAGCCCGGCGGACGCGACGCTGAACCCCAAGTACGCGGCGTTCCTGAGGACCAAGTGCCCCGCCGACGGCTCGTCGGACCCGATGGTGCTCATGGACCAGGCCACGCCGGCGCTCTTCGACAACCAGTACTACCGGAACCTGCAGGACGGCGGGGGGCTGCTCGCCTCCGACCAGCTCCTCTACAACGACAACCGCACGCGGCCCCTCGTCAACGCGTGGGCCAACAGCACGGCCGCCTTCAGCCGGGGCTTCGTGGCCGCCATG